A region of the Planctomycetia bacterium genome:
CCACCAGGGGTTGGCCTCGATCATCGCGATAGTACAGGGACAGCTTAATGGATGCCTGCTGTCGCTTGCGCTGCACCTCGATCAACTTGGCTTCGCGTGAAACGATCAAGCGGCGATTGTCCTGCAGCACGGGCGGTTCCGTATCGCCCGTCTCTACCTTGCGACGAATGGCTTCGTTGCGGTCTTCGGCAATTTTCAGCAACGAAGCGGCGATCTGGTGACGGCGGCCGGCAGCGACCCAGTCCCAGTAGGAATAAGAAGCCGCCCGTACGAAGTCGATGAGTTGCAGCCTGATCTCCGGTTCGGCCAATTGACGGTCCAAATTTGTGCGCCACAACTGCGCACGCCGGGCGTCGATGTTCACATTGCGAGCCAGCGGCACGGTCACGCCGGCTCGAAACTCACCGCCGTCGTCGGTCTGTCTTTCCCCGTACCACGGTTGAAAATTCCCGCGGCCGACGCGGTAGCCCCCGAACAGCGCGCCGCCCGCGAATGTCGGTTGTTCGAGGCCGATACTCTGTCGATAGGTCTGGTAGAAGCCTAGTGGCCCGTTCTCGGTTGCACCTTTCAATTTCAGGTCGAACGCCCCGTGGGCCGCCAGATGTTCACCGAACGCTGCGTCGCGGGTTAAAAGTGCCGCTTCCAGCAGCGGAAAGGAGCGCTGCACGGACTCGAGGACCTGCTCCAACTGCAATACTTCGTTGCGCCGACCAGCCGGAATTTCTTCGGCCGCATTCTCCGGATGTGTCACATGGGCGACCGTGACAACTCCGCCGTGACTCGGTCCGGCGTTCTCCATGCCGGCTACGCTATCTTGTGACGACGGAGTAATCAGGTGGCCAGTACTCGGGGGAGATTCAGGGCCAACGGACGGCGCTTTGGTCGATCGGCTGACGCGACGGGCC
Encoded here:
- a CDS encoding TolC family protein translates to MLLMLTAGCASVEPARRVSRSTKAPSVGPESPPSTGHLITPSSQDSVAGMENAGPSHGGVVTVAHVTHPENAAEEIPAGRRNEVLQLEQVLESVQRSFPLLEAALLTRDAAFGEHLAAHGAFDLKLKGATENGPLGFYQTYRQSIGLEQPTFAGGALFGGYRVGRGNFQPWYGERQTDDGGEFRAGVTVPLARNVNIDARRAQLWRTNLDRQLAEPEIRLQLIDFVRAASYSYWDWVAAGRRHQIAASLLKIAEDRNEAIRRKVETGDTEPPVLQDNRRLIVSREAKLIEVQRKRQQASIKLSLYYRDDRGQPLVADDGQLADFPVPQPVDEDALALDIEAAIANRPELLALNLLRQQLQIDFAEARNDLLSDVQAVVAGSQDVGAPASSKNDKSQYELEAGLFLDVPVQRRKARGKMTAVGSKLGQLAAKRRMTADKISTDVMAVYAALVAAYQQIERAHESAELADRLAEIERRKFELGESDLLSVNLREQQAAEAQSTEVDAMYEYFAARADYRATLARD